The Engystomops pustulosus chromosome 9, aEngPut4.maternal, whole genome shotgun sequence genome includes a window with the following:
- the PRRC2B gene encoding protein PRRC2B isoform X1, whose protein sequence is MSDRLGQISKGKDGKSKYSSLNLFDKYKGKSIEAVRTTVIPRHGLQSLGKVAAARRMPPPANLPSLKSENKGNDPNINIVPKDGTGWANKQEHPDQKSSSVTAPQQQESLPQQGLPKSVSNLQKPTTVNSLENISLVPGGPKSWAQLNGKPAGHEGGSRGSSRLLSFSPEEFPTLKAAGEQDKGGKEKSGLDPSYGPGPSLRPQSKPLALLPDVTSWREGGGRSISGGISPTVSPTEPGSKSTAPADGAPSTVQASSDAKELSLRPAQPTRKGASQFMGNTYHPPTYHDMLPAFMCSQHPPEPTGTLDRASFPILSSQSRLEPRVPFRQYQMNNQDGKDIRPSGGGGGRPVRSHRPQPERAPRATIINAEDLKELDDLDNDAEDGWAGLHDEVDYSEKLKFSEDEEEEEESPKDNRTKWNGWDCRRQRQVSFNSTDSSEAKHPVEDGKVWNDQVAHPRPTRRGPEPAQTVSRKANSWASVAEHPKPAVASVLRQPSVEEKEEKTPPRQKFVTSEISEAVERARRRREEEERRTREERLAACAAKLKQLDQKTKQTSKSGSETPKHMENKENEDPRSPVSDRSCAQENVQNYRREFSQESPSEYLDEESPAAPRVESSSEEEFRESVSPVQDFGKHQKLIPPRFQRQQQEQLYKMQQWQQQQQAYVASTHSSHARPFYSPHPQMLGFDPRWMMMPSYMDPRITQGRAAVDFYPPSIHPPGVMKHMIQQESVGGGCQPEDCQTSDRRPQSAEPVSAWSQDSYVHLQSKAYSLPQQKPMESSPDGGYSRNESSYCPSRERPEVYQESIEQRCEEYLTGSYEKSGGNFSSCISPHRRGQDCSYQHLDSVADSGVSRGPQSNVQSRSADFINDQKPQFNGWGYGHHHQSCDTSSSVEEEPPKEEHSIVSETWKNEERSSQDSTGAADWRNESSANSSPPHSENLGRSRRTGPIKKPVLKALKVEEKELEKSKPETKEPVKTMKEKLLSKLDTAPKVEPALISSSSSPTVEDKPQQIVQESDKVPQEKPEKSMVTKPSAARELHAVPQTKRNNWIFIDEEQAFGGRNHGRGRGRGFRDFSFRGRGTAAPYNGQRVNRGRGLREFNPTEDFRNRISRRRGVSETHSEGSEYEELPKRRRQRGAENETLMEREADDTRKGDFQDSWRSNRNYSDDSNTVDSKSRAPRAFGRSLPPRLSNSYSRRPYTSKETSHWSAKSGGSNWQEYNGPPESYSTRHNADRELGNDYSYTDSIHHRRGFEETQGDDRRPFFQDEYSDRESLDKRSFVRRRPPRQDKPPRFRRLRQERESTGQWSGEEMGSTVSNHEQWQTHPKMLQNERSGPPARRSPERSYHHPDHVNEDWETESESSDFSEKRPAEVDADGNLSGNGFSEKRELSKRSFSSQRPLVERRKVESVGYEEKTSKGGGNSRDYQQNSASGKNSRCSEDSYTQDGSHQRYVLERSVPCDGGEATGKKPERDSRTSVLKAGEKLEAMTTFDLKYGDSVIEEDAEVGGETYSDMTKSRRVLDKDRRKKDQIIQVPNKNSSMQSRIPPRFAKKQNGICLDQTEVPGKEIWESSSQGISVQSGGDTWSKQGSSFSTESASSEGFKGSQGDSGIDLSAESRESSATSSQRSSPYGTMKPEELNGAVMVESKSDCPKEQGQKQSEKKESDSSSGMNKEHKPGPIGNERSLKNRKGSEGADRLEGSVPPVNGVEIHVDSVLPVPPIEFGVSSKDADYSLPPGAVPAGPAASTVAKLQDALANKAGLSQSIPMLRRDHHLQQGMGLNPMSYPTADLTLKMESARKAWENSPSLPEQNSPAGPGSGIQPPSSAGTSTGVNYSSFGGVSMPPMPVASVAPSASMPGNHIPPLYLESHMFAGQPRLVQQTIPQQQGYQQQAAAAQQIPLSLHTSLQAQAQLSMRGGLPVSQSQEMYSSMQPFRSQVYMHPSLSQPSAMVLTSGTGLKPQYSPFPGMQPLEMVKTQAASPYQPLGGSQQLVYESQLNQAAGMGASQMMDSPLTQLTMPMAGSQLGMPRYSSGQQPMLLPQSIQIPQGQNMPVGAPRRMQPSVLTASRESSQMEMKGFHFTEGKQTASSVQAQHSYRPASASPSGKSPGPGPSGSLGHYPQQQVKSRADEKCSLVTPKLPEQPTANQMKPVRTGTIKPSVVKMEESAA, encoded by the exons ATGTCCGATCGTTTGGGGCAGATATCCAAGGGAAAGGATGGGAAAAGCAAGTACTCGTCTCTCAACCTGTTTGACAAGTATAAAGGGAAGTCAATAGAAGCTGTCAGAACCACAG TTATACCTAGACATGGCTTACAAAGTCTTGGGAAAGTTGCCGCTGCCCGGCGTATGCCACCTCCTGCAAACTTGCCAAGCTTGAAATCTGAGAACAAAGGAAACGATCCCAATATTAATATAGTGCCCAAAGACGGAACAGGATGGGCAAACAAACAAGAGCATCCCGACCAAAAGAG TTCCAGTGTGACAGCTCCTCAGCAGCAGGAGTCGCTGCCGCAGCAGGGTTTGCCGAAGTCTGTCTCCAATTTACAGAAGCCGACGACAGTGAACAGTCTGGAG aATATAAGTTTAGTGCCAGGTGGGCCAAAGTCATGGGCTCAGCTGAACGGAAAGCCAGCAGGACACGAAGGTG GTTCAAGGGGCTCAAGCCGACTGTTGTCCTTCTCTCCCGAGGAATTTCCAACGCTGAAAGCAGCTGGCGAGCAAGACAAGGGTGGCAAAGAAAAGAGCGGCTTAGATCCGTCGTATGGGCCCGGACCAAGCCTCCGCCCCCAGAGTAAGCCCCTCGCCCTGCTTCCCG ATGTCACCAGTTGGAGGGAGGGCGGTGGGAGAAGCATCAGTGGTGGCATCTCTCCAACCGTCTCTCCTACTGAGCCGGGCAGCAAATCCACTGCTCCTGCAGATGGCGCCCCCTCCACCGTGCAAGCCAGTAGTGACGCTAAGGAACTCTCACTGCGCCCGGCTCAGCCCACCAGAAAAGGGGCTTCACAGTTCATGGGAAATACCTACCATCCACCTACATACCATGATATGCTACCAGCTTTT ATGTGCTCGCAGCACCCTCCAGAACCCACTGGGACATTGGATCGAGCTTCCTTCCCCATCCTTTCCTCCCAATCTCGCCTTGAACCTCGTGTACCTTTTAGACAATATCAGATGAACAATCAGGATGG AAAAGACATCAGGCCgagcggtggtggtggtggtcggCCTGTGCGGTCACATCGCCCCCAGCCAGAGAGGGCCCCCCGCGCCACCATAATAAACGCAGAAGACCTGAAAGAACTTGATGACCTGGACAATGACGCTGAGGACGGCTGGGCAG GCCTTCACGATGAAGTGGATTATTCTGAGAAACTGAAATTCAgtgaagatgaggaggaggaggaggaatctcCTAAAGACAATAGAACTAAATG GAATGGCTGGGATTGCAGAAGGCAGCGCCAAGTGTCCTTTAACTCCACTGACAGTTCTGAAGCCAAGCATCCTGTGGAGGATGGGAAAGTATGGAACGATCAAGTGGCACATCCACGCCCAACCAGAAGGGGGCCGGAGCCTGCACAGACTGTTTCACGGAAAGCTAATAGCTGGGCCTCAGTAGCTGAACACCCG AAGCCAGCAGTGGCCTCAGTGTTGCGTCAACCTTCTGTtgaggagaaggaagagaagactccTCCGCGGCAGAAGTTTGTCACCTCTGAAATCTCAGAAGCTGTGGAGAGGGCGCGCAGGCGTCGTGAGGAGGAAGAGCGCCGGACTCGTGAGGAGCGACTGGCCGCCTGTGCTGCAAAACTCAAACAGCTGGACCAGAAGACCAAGCAGACCTCCAAATCTGGAAGCGAGACCCCTAAGCATATGGAGAACAAAGAGAATGAGGACCCCAGGTCTCCTGTCTCAGACCGAAGCTGCGCTCAAGAGAATGTCCAGAACTACCGAAGAG AATTTTCCCAGGAATCTCCTTCCGAATATCTAGATGAGGAATCTCCAGCAGCTCCCAGGGTTGAGAGCAGCAGTGAGGAAGAATTTAGAGAATCTGTGTCTCCGGTGCAGGATTTCGGCAAACACCAGAAGCTGATCCCACCAAGATTCCAAAGACAGCAGCAG GAGCAGTTGTATAAGAtgcagcagtggcagcagcagcaacaagcTTATGTCGCGTCTACCCACTCCAGCCACGCGCGTCCCTTTTATTCTCCTCACCCCCAAATGTTGGGATTTGATCCACGCTGGATGATGATGCCCTCTTATATGGATCCCCGGATCACTCAGGGCCGTGCTGCTGTAGATTTCTACCCTCCCTCCATACATCCACCAG GTGTGATGAAACACATGATCCAACAAGAATCTGTAGGTGGTGGCTGCCAGCCAGAAGATTGCCAGACATCCGATCGCAGGCCTCAGTCAGCGGAACCAGTATCGGCGTGGAGCCAGGATAGTTACGTGCACCTACAGAGCAAAGCCTACTCGCTGCCGCAGCAGAAGCCGATGGAGAGTTCACCAGACGGAGGCTACAGCAG GAATGAAAGCTCCTACTGTCCTTCCAGGGAGAGGCCTGAGGTCTACCAAGAGTCTATAGAGCAGCGGTGTGAAGAATACCTTACTGGCAGCTACGAAAAGTCCGGCGGAAACTTCAGTAGCTGCATCTCGCCTCACAGACGAGGACAGGACTGCTCCTACCAGCATCTGGACAGTGTAGCAGACTCTGGTGTCAGTAGGGGGCCGCAAAGCAATGTACAGAGTAGGTCTGCTGACTTTATCAATGATCAGAAGCCTCAGTTTAATGGCTGGGGGTACGGGCATCATCATCAGTCCTGTGATACCTCCAGTAGTGTGGAAGAGGAACCTCCAAAGGAAGAGCATAGCATTGTATCAGAGACATGGAAAAATGAGGAGCGAAGCAGCCAAGACTCTACTGGAGCAGCAGACTGGAGGAACGAATCCTCTGCTAACTCTTCCCCACCACACTCTGAGAATCTTGGAAGAAGTCGTCGGACTGGTCCTATAAAGAAACCAGTGCTTAAAGCTCTTAAGGTGGAAGAGAAGGAATTGGAGAAAAGCAAACCCGAAACCAAGGAGCCAGTAAAAACCATGAAGGAAAAGCTGCTCTCAAAGCTAGACACTGCACCCAAGGTGGAGCCTGCACTTATAAGCTCATCCTCCAGCCCCACCGTTGAGGATAAACCCCAACAAATTGTCCAAGAGTCTGATAAAGTTCCCCAGGAGAAGCCTGAAAAATCTATGGTTACAAAACCCTCTGCTGCTCGTGAACTTCACGCCGTCCCCCAGACCAAAAGAAACAACTGGATATTCATTGATGAAGAGCAGGCGTTTGGAGGAAGAAACCACGGCCGCGGAAGGGGAAGAGGGTTCAGAGACTTCAGTTTCCGAGGCAGAGGTACTGCGGCCCCTTATAATGGTCAGAGGGTCAATAGAGGCAGAGGGCTTAGAGAATTTAACCCTACGGAAGATTTCCGAAATAGGATCTCCCGGCGGCGTGGAGTTAGTGAAACCCATAGTGAAGGGTCAGAGTATGAGGAGCTACCTAAACGTAGACGTCAGCGGGGGGCAGAGAATGAGACTCTAATGGAAAGAGAAGCTGACGACACAAGAAAAGGAGATTTCCAAGATTCCTGGCGGTCCAATAGAAATTACTCAGATGATTCAAATACTGTGGACTCTAAATCCAGGGCCCCCCGGGCTTTTGGCAGGTCCCTTCCTCCCAGGCTTAGCAACAGCTACAGCAGGAGGCCGTACACCTCCAAGGAGACTTCACACTGGAGTGCCAAGTCTGGAGGGTCTAATTGGCAAGAGTACAATGGACCACCGGAATCTTACAGCACACGACACAATGCGGACAGAGAACTTGGCAATGACTACAGCTACACGGACTCCATTCATCACAGGAGGGGATTTGAGGAGACCCAAGGAGACGACAGGCGGCCATTTTTCCAAGATGAATATTCTGATAGGGAGAGTTTGGACAAAAGGTCTTTTGTGAGAAGACGACCCCCACGTCAAGATAAACCTCCAAGATTCAGGCGCTTAAGACAGGAAAGGGAATCTACTGGGCAGTGGAGTGGTGAGGAGATGGGTAGCACAGTGAGCAACCATGAGCAATGGCAGACCCATCCAAAGATGCTCCAAAATGAGAGATCTGGACCTCCAGCCAGGAGATCACCTGAGCGGTCCTACCACCACCCTGACCACGTAAACGAGGATTGGGAGACCGAATCAGAGAGCAGCGACTTCAGTGAGAAGAGACCTGCGGAGGTGGATGCCGATGGAAACCTTTCCGGGAACGGCTTTTCTGAGAAAAGGGAACTATCCAAAAGGAGTTTTTCCAGCCAGAGACCCCTAGTAGAACGGCGAAAGGTGGAATCTGTTGGATATGAGGAGAAGACGTCAAAAGGCGGAGGGAATTCTCGTGActatcagcaaaactctgcatcTGGGAAAAACAG TCGCTGCTCTGAAGACTCTTACACACAAGATGGCAGCCACCAGCGCTACGTATTAGAAAGGTCTGTTCCATGTGATGGCGGAGAGGCTACCGGCAAGAAGCCAGAGCGGGATTCCCGAACATCCGTACTTAAAGCAGGCGAGAAGTTGGAAGCAATGACCACTTTTGATTTAAAATATGGAG ACTCTGTTATCGAGGAGGATGCTGAGGTCGGAGGAGAGACTTATTCTGACATGACCAAGTCCCGCCGAGTCTTGGACAAAGACCGCAGGAAAAAGGATCAGATCATTCAG GTGCCTAACAAGAACAGCAGCATGCAGTCACGGATCCCGCCACGTTTTGCCAAAAAGCAGAATGGCATTTGCTTGGATCAGACCGAAGTTCCTGGTAAAGAGATCTGGGAGAGCAGCAGTCAGG GTATCTCGGTGCAGTCAGGAGGTGATACTTGGAGTAAGCAGGGCAGCAGTTTCAGTACAGAGTCTGCGTCCTCGGAG GGTTTCAAAGGCAGCCAGGGTGACAGTGGCATTGATCTCAGTGCCGAGTCTCGAGAATCATCTGCTACTTCGTCACAGCGTAGCTCTCCTTATGGCACAATGAAACCAGAGGAGTTGAATGGTGCTGTTATGGTGGAGTCAAAATCTGACTGTCCTAAAGAGCAGGGGCAGAAGCAATCTGAGAAGAAG GAATCAGACTCTTCTTCTGGAATGAACAAGGAACACAAGCCGGGTCCCATTGGCAATGAGCGCTCCCTGAAAAACAGGAAAGGTTCAGAAGGGGCCGACCGCTTGGAGGGCAGCGTTCCTCCTGTCAATGGGGTGGAGATCCATGTGGATTCTGTTCTTCCTGTTCCTCCTATTGAATTTGGAGTGAGCTCAAAA GATGCAGATTACTCATTACCCCCTGGAGCAGTCCCTGCAGGACCAGCAGCAAGCACTGTGGCAAAACTTCAGGATGCCCTGGCAAACAAG GCTGGTCTGTCACAATCCATACCTATGCTAAGAAGAGATCACCACCTACAACAAGGCATGGGACTCAACCCCATGTCTTACCCCACTGCCGACCTTACACTTAAG ATGGAGTCTGCCCGCAAGGCCTGGGAAAACTCACCCAGTTTGCCAGAACAGAATTCTCCTGCCGGCCCTGGCTCAGGAATACAGCCACCCTCCAGTGCAGGAACATCAACCGGTGTCAATTACAGCTCTTTTGGTGGCGTCTCCATGCCACCTATGCCCGTCGCCTCTGTAGCGCCATCAGCATCCATGCCAG GTAACCACATTCCCCCGCTCTACCTGGAAAGTCACATGTTTGCAGGGCAGCCTCGCCTGGTCCAGCAGACAATACCTCAGCAGCAAGGATACCAACAG CAGGCTGCAGCGGCCCAGCAGATTCCCCTGTCTCTCCACACATCGCTGCAGGCTCAGGCTCAGCTGAGTATGAGAGGTGGACTGCCTGTATCCCAGTCACAAGAAATGTACAGCTCCATGCAACCCTTTAG GTCCCAGGTGTATATGCATCCCAGCTTGTCACAGCCCAGTGCTATGGTCCTGACCAGTGGTACCGGACTGAAGCCTCAGTACTCCCCGTTCCCTGGCATGCAGCCTCTGGAGATGGTTAAGACGCAGGCGGCGTCCCCATACCAGCCTCTCGGTGGCAGTCAGCAGCTTGTGTATGAAAGTCAGCTGAACCAGGCAGCAGGAATGGGGGCCTCGCAGATGATGGACTCCCCCCTCACACAG TTGACCATGCCAATGGCTGGGTCTCAGCTTGGGATGCCGCGGTATAGCTCTGGACAGCAGCCAATGCTTCTACCACAGTCCATTCAGATCCCTCAAGGACAGAACATGCCAGTGGGTGCTCCGCGGAGGATGCAGCCCTCAGTCCTGACGGCCAGTCGTGAG TCCTCCCAGATGGAGATGAAGGGATTTCACTTCACAGAAGGCAAGCAGACCGCATCCTCTGTGCAAGCACAGCACTCCTATCG GCCAGCTTCAGCTAGTCCCAGTGGGAAGTCACCAGGACCGGGGCCATCTGGCAGCTTAGGACACTATCCTCAACAG CAGGTAAAGTCGAGGGCCGATGAGAAGTGCAGCCTGGTTACCCCTAAGCTTCCGGAGCAGCCCACTGCGAATCAGATGAAGCCGGTTCGGACTGGGACCATCAAGCCTTCAGTGGTGAAAATGGAGGAGAGTGCGGCCTGA